From a region of the Panicum virgatum strain AP13 chromosome 2K, P.virgatum_v5, whole genome shotgun sequence genome:
- the LOC120695938 gene encoding uncharacterized protein LOC120695938 isoform X2 encodes MHENPIPDIVEQPNPLDPELDAELHTDPELEPEREPDIFDNVRSMWVSMMRECICQYPQPIDEHTNNAQAVNTFPPEPCGNTDANNIAATEGGVPLEAEINDADPLEVRVIHDPENPKIVMGERWPDIVSFRKAIRHFAVKIGFEFADLVTDKTKFRARCKAEECPWRIHASKIFDGKTIEIKTLPAEHNCATTKLRVGKMATQGWCADKLADWLKKNPTKGASDCKEKLEKMKTS; translated from the exons ATGCATGAGAATCCTATTCCAGATATTGTTGAGCAGCCTAATCCTCTAGATCCTGAACTAGATGCAGAGCTACATACAGATCCTGAACTAGAGCCTGAGAGGGAGCCAGACATATTTGATAATGTGAGGAGTATGTGGGTATCCATGATGAGGGAATGTATATGCCAGTACCCCCAACCAATAGATGAGCACACTAACAATGCACAGGCTGTTAACACTTTTCCTCCAGAACCATGTGGTAATACTGATGCAAATAATATTGCTGCTACTGAAGGAGGTGTTCCTCTTGAGGCAGAAATTAATGATGCAGATCCACTGGAGGTTCGTGTTATACATGATCCAGAAAACCCCAAAATTGTGATGGGAGAGAGGTGGCCTGATATTGTTTCATTTAGGAAGGCAATTAGGCATTTCGCCGTGAAGATAGGCTTTGAGTTTGCTGATCTAGTTACTGACAAGACAAAATTTAGAGCACGGTGTAAAGCAGAGGAATGTCCTTGGCGCATACATGCTTCTAAGATTTTTGATGGCAAGACAATAGAG ATCAAAACGCTACCAGCTGAACACAACTGTGCTACCACAAAACTCAGAGTAGGGAAGATGGCCACCCAAGGATGGTGTGCAGATAAGTTGGCAGATTGGCTGAAGAAGAATCCAACAAAAGGTGCAAGTGACTGCAAGGAAAAATTGGAGAAGATG AAAACAAGCTGA
- the LOC120695938 gene encoding uncharacterized protein LOC120695938 isoform X1 — protein sequence MHENPIPDIVEQPNPLDPELDAELHTDPELEPEREPDIFDNVRSMWVSMMRECICQYPQPIDEHTNNAQAVNTFPPEPCGNTDANNIAATEGGVPLEAEINDADPLEVRVIHDPENPKIVMGERWPDIVSFRKAIRHFAVKIGFEFADLVTDKTKFRARCKAEECPWRIHASKIFDGKTIEIKTLPAEHNCATTKLRVGKMATQGWCADKLADWLKKNPTKGASDCKEKLEKMVRQLHQEPRLTKDMFLCTKSNLL from the exons ATGCATGAGAATCCTATTCCAGATATTGTTGAGCAGCCTAATCCTCTAGATCCTGAACTAGATGCAGAGCTACATACAGATCCTGAACTAGAGCCTGAGAGGGAGCCAGACATATTTGATAATGTGAGGAGTATGTGGGTATCCATGATGAGGGAATGTATATGCCAGTACCCCCAACCAATAGATGAGCACACTAACAATGCACAGGCTGTTAACACTTTTCCTCCAGAACCATGTGGTAATACTGATGCAAATAATATTGCTGCTACTGAAGGAGGTGTTCCTCTTGAGGCAGAAATTAATGATGCAGATCCACTGGAGGTTCGTGTTATACATGATCCAGAAAACCCCAAAATTGTGATGGGAGAGAGGTGGCCTGATATTGTTTCATTTAGGAAGGCAATTAGGCATTTCGCCGTGAAGATAGGCTTTGAGTTTGCTGATCTAGTTACTGACAAGACAAAATTTAGAGCACGGTGTAAAGCAGAGGAATGTCCTTGGCGCATACATGCTTCTAAGATTTTTGATGGCAAGACAATAGAG ATCAAAACGCTACCAGCTGAACACAACTGTGCTACCACAAAACTCAGAGTAGGGAAGATGGCCACCCAAGGATGGTGTGCAGATAAGTTGGCAGATTGGCTGAAGAAGAATCCAACAAAAGGTGCAAGTGACTGCAAGGAAAAATTGGAGAAGATGGTGAGACAGCTCCACCAAGAACCAAGGCTAACAAAAGATATGTTTCTGTGCACTAAATCAAACTTGTTATGA